TCACTAAGGCAGgaaacccacacacaaacacacaaaaggaAGATGAGATGTGGAAACCCACAGACTGGTCCAGAACACAAACATGATTGTCATGTACCATGGTCAATCTCTCCCAAAATAGGTGAGCTCAGAATTTTGGCaaaaaactcagtagtttatttcagaagaGAACTAACGGCGTCACAGGACTCCTGCAATGTTAAAGACAAAAGTACCAGGAATTGAAAAACAATAATAGAAGCACATCTTTCCTCTCTCCAACTGTACACAAACCAGTTTCCCACAGGACAGTCCTTATCCTCAAATAATAGTACAGTTTACAGCTAGCATCTCTGGGCAGGAAGGAAACAGCCCAAACACCTGAAGGGATGATAGAGGCCCAGAGCATGGGAACAAATTGAGGGGCGGGGATGAACGGAGCAATCTCAGGACAATTCTCTGTAGGGAGTTCTGGGACTCTGGTCAAGTGGAGGCCAGCTGACAAAGATGTATTTAGAAATAGGAGTCAGGAAGTTATCAAACTGCTTTTCATCACCTGATATCTTGCCAACAGGCCATACAACAAATATCACCAGACCTGCCTTgcaatctctgcctgagaccgtttttcctttcccccaaatcccTTCTTGGGGTCATAATGGTCCTGACCAGTCAGAATTATTATGACTCTCCCACCTGACCATGAGGAGCGTGGTTTACCAGCTCtgtcatcctaaagcatccccacCAACACTGCCCACCTGTTGAAGCCGCAATAGAAAATCCCGTTTTAGGTTCTTAAGTGAAGCATCCTGGCAATAGTTGTTCTCTTAAGCTTAAAACATGTTTAATATTACATTGGTTCCCACGGAATCAATGTAATATTAGTAGTGGGGGAAAGAGTTGATTTTGAGGCTGGTGAGCAACCCATGctaatctttttaaaagaattactTGTTTAGGTCTATTTATTGTCTTGATCTTTTCTATTAACCCGTTTTTGGTTTGCATTATTTAGTTGTCAGATGCGTCCATCGGGTCTGGAGAAGTGGCACGCAATTTGTTTTTGAATCAATAAACACATTTCCATTTCTGTCTGCCTTGCCTGGGCTTTCGAAAGGTTCAGGAGTTTTGCCAATATGAAAATatccaagagcaggggtagtcaacctgtggtcctccagatgtccatggactacaattcccatgagcccctgccagcgtttgctggcaggggcttgtgggaattgtagtccatggtcatctggaggatcacaggttgacaacccctgtccAAGAGGATAGATGCGAGAGCTAACGGGAAGAGACTTGGCCATGACCCTGGACTTTTGAAATAACTCCTCATATAGCCAAAACTGGATGGGAACAAAACTGAAACGGATATAGCATTTAATCTCCTCCCGCTTTGTCTTTCCCAGATTCGAGACAGAACAAGCCCTCCGTATGAATGTTGAGGCCGACATCAATGGTCTACGCAGAGTCTTAGATGAGCTGACCCTGTCCAGGGCAGATCTCGAAATGCAGATTGAGAATCTGAAAGAGGACCTGGTTTATCTGAGGAAGAACCATGAGGAGGTGAGAGGCAGAGCTGCCAACAAGCCTCTGTTGATACATGGGGCGAGTGGGTGTACAGGCAGTTATTGCAGGAATGGTGCCTGAACATCAGAATCACGCAGAGCTGGAGGAGACCACAAAGggctatccagtccagcccccaaccttctcggggacttaaaaatcacacagggggttatccagtctcctcctaaaagcttccaGCAAAGGAGCCTCCattacccccccccaggcatcaTATTCCACATACAAGCAGCCctcactgccagcaaatgctttctaatatttaagtggaatttCCGTTCCTGCGGTTTGAAtccactgctcctagtccttgtctctacaGCTGCACCAAGCAAGTTGGTCCCCTCTTCAACGCGTCTACCTCTTACATAGTTAAACACAACTATCACATAACCCTTTGCTCTCCTCCTTTCCAAGCAAAACATATCCAACTCTCTTGACCTttccttgtaaggcatggattctcCAACCCCTTAACCATCCTACTCGCTgtcctctgaacatgttccagtttgtcaacatccttcttgaatTCCGGCACCCTGAACTGGAAACAATATTCCAAAAGAGGTCTAACCTAGGCAGAATAGATTGGTATTATAACTGTCTGCTCCTAGCAATGTAGTAtaatatcacattagccttcttagttGCCGTATTACACTGTTGGTTCGTgttcaacttattgtccaccagaactcctaatTGCCTTTCACACGTTCTACTGTTAAGCTAGGTGCCCCCATCTTATACTTATGCAGCACATTTTTATGACCCAAATGAAATACTTTACGCTTCTCCCAATTAAAATTCATGTTGTTGGCTATGGTGATTTAGTGTCATCTGTAGATCTGATAATAATGCACCCTCTATTGCCTCACCCACATCGTTAATAAAAATATTAAGCAATACGGGCCCTAGCGTAGAACCCTGCGGTAAGCCATTGGTCAAAATGAAGATGAATCATTGATGAACAGCATTTGGTGTTACCAATCCATTTGATGGTGACCTTATCCTGTTTTTGCTAACTTTTTTTGCAAGAATCCTACGTGTTGGCTTCCAATCTATAGCCAGCTAGCCGTATGCATTTGTTGCTACGTTCAAGCCTCAGGATGCTTTTGGGTTAGGCTGGTTGTCCTATTGCCTGTTGTTACACTGAGCAGCAACAGgaggaaaacaaatgaaaaactgCTGCTGCCAGAACAGTACTTCTGGGTACAACCCGGAAGTGATAGCGGGTAGTTCTAGAAGTCATTGGAAACCCTGTAGCTGCACCCAGAATTGACATAGTGATAGTCTTGATGTCACTCCAACCCCTATATTCCTGCCTCTCTACCCTCCCACTTCTGCGCAGCAACTCTGTTAGTAATGGTGTGGCCAAACCTACGGAAGTTCACGACAAGCTGACCGAAGACTGGTTGTTGTTAGTGTCTTGATGTCCAGCAGGACTTTAAAAAactacatttctatgctgcctttccccgagggctcagggcagtttacagtattTCAACACATTCTGCTAAAACATAATGCTACACTCCAGTTAGGCATTTAAAATGATTAGAACCAGCACATGAAAAGTagtgctattttaaaaaaaaaaccctaggagCTTCTGCTTTTACTTATTGTCCAGGTAAGTAGAGGTGTGTAGGTGTGTGAGCATAAAGTGCTGTACTGAAGGCTCAGTACTGAAGGATCACGGCTAGATGTTATTTCTGTATCCATACGTGTGTGCCCATATGTGCATAGGGAGACCAGGTGCATTGGTGTTCTCTCTGGACCTcagccataggtctggtggaacaactctgtcttgcaggccctgcagaactgctttaaatcctgcagagccctgatctcactcagaaGAGTATTCCAcccagccagagccagggcagaggctttaaCTGAGCCCAGTTTTGCCTCTCTTTATTTAAGTTTTCCATATCAAGAACAGAAATGCATATATGCTTTGTCTCCATCCTCTCCCCAGGAAATGACTATCCTCCGAAGCCAACTGGGTGGAGAAATCACCGTGGAAATGGACGCTGCTCCAGGAGCGGACCTGACCAAGATCTTGTCGGAGATGCGTGAGCAGTATGAGGTCCTGGCAGAGAAGAACCGCAAGGACGCGGAGCACTGGTTCTTCACCAAGGTGTGCCATTGGGGGGATGGCTGGAAGTTccagaagggggaggaaaaaaaaacgagCTGCAGGTAAATCGGTGTAATGTCTCCCTTTCCCTGCAGACTGAAGAGCTGAACCGTGAAGTGGCCACCAACACGGAACAGCTGCAGAGCAGCAAGACGGAGATCACGGAACTGAGGCGCACCATCCAAGGCCTGGAAATAGACCTCCAAGCTCAACTCAGCATGGTATGGAGTTCTTACTGGGGACAGTGCAAAACCAGATTCTGTCTCGCAGACAACTGCTCCGCACCCTTGATCTGTTATGTATTCCTAGCCATCATTCCTAGCAAGCCATGTTTTTGTCCACTGAGAGTAACATTAGTATGCATTGATCTAGAACCTCTTCTCCGAAACAAATTGCCTGATTTTGACAGTTACCCAGTCCTTAAATTCCAGCCCATCCCAGCTGTTCCTGATGGATGTTCTCAGgtggttctggagggcccagatGATGTTGGCTCACGTGAGAATGTCCCTCTCTAGATTTCTTCAGCACCATACACCTGAATGTGTGCACCGAGGTTTCCCACCTCTCTGACTGTGCTAGCGTTGTGCTACAGCAAtgatttgcagctgggttttcctgggtGGACCAAATAATCCAGTTCCCCATGACTGTTGTAGTGACATCTTAGTGCCTTCTCCAACTATGGCTGACTCCATAGGAAGCACGGGGTTGGCTGCGGCTTGAAATGTTCGCCCATAATATCATGCTGGTGATGGGCTGTCCGCTCATGTAAGTCATCACTAGATggtgaagaagagttattttgtttatactccgcttttcactgcctgaaggagtctcaaagtggcggacaaaggccttcccttcctcttcccacaaaagacaccctgtgaggtaggcgaggctgagagaatttctgacagggctgctcagtcaggacagcactatcaggactgtgactagcccaggggcactcagctggctgcatgtggaggagcggggaatcgaacccggctcgccagattagaaaccactgctcttaacttctATTCAGTGTAGTTATCAAAGTATGACTATGGAGGTGTGAAGCAGCCCTCTGTTTAATTTGTCTAGGGGCTTCTGTGAGTCATTCTTCCTTGATAATCTCCCAATAGCTACACAAGGTGAAAAAAGAGGGAGGTTGGGTTTGCTTCACTACACGGAATCAGACTCCTCACTGCTCCTCAATTCTCTTTCCCCAGAAAGCGGCACTGGAAGGCACCCTGGCCGAGACAGAATCTCGCTACGGCACCCAGCTGGCCCAGATCCAGTCTATGATCACCAGCGTGGAGGAGCAGCTGGCGGAGCTGCGGTGTGACATGGAGCGTCAGAACCACGAGTACAAGATCCTCCTGGACGTCAAGACCCGCTTGGAGCAGGAGATCTCCACCTACCGGCGCctgctggagggagaggaagccCAGTGAGTAAAGGGGAGGTTGGTTTGCAGAGGTATTTTTGAACAATCTCCGGAGGCCAAGAGTAGAGAAGCGGTCCAAAGCTGAGGGACAAACTCCCCACTTCTTTTCAAGTGGACGGAAAACCATCTCATTTTGTTAAGCCACATAGGTTGAAAAATTTCAGGCTAAAGCTGAATCTGGCTTAATTTGTTTTCTAATTTGAGCATGGGAACGAGGTGTTTTTCAGGCCTTAACATTAGGAATAGGCACAAACCAGTTTCCAGGACTCCAAATTTCTCATGAATTTGGTTGGGAACACCCTCCCTTGAATATTTTCCAGACTTTTTGTCTGGTTGGCTTTGggatttgggccatttaaatctagcagctgagcagggcaaTCCACCTATTAGTGGTTAGGTTTAAAATGCCTCAGTTTCACTTCCTCCCTTCAGATcttgggaagcaaaacagacccttgaaatggctgccagctgacaTGAACAAAATAAATTGCTGTAATGGCTGGCAAAGAGTGTGCCTGCTGCGAGGCTGAAattgttggcagccattttggtttgCTTTCCTCCCTTTGGAAGGATGGGAACAAAtggaggatttaaatggctgccctTCAATTTacaattcattatttttaaaggcaattGAATTGTAATTTTGATGTTACCATGTCTTCAAACACATTTGCTGACTTACAAATGGATGAACGCTTTTACTTGTCGCTTTGAACAGTAATTTTTATGATGCTACCCTAAGCGGAGTTACACATTTCTAAATCCACCGAATTTGATGGGCTTCGAAGGATGTAATTTTGTTTAGGATGGTTCTTGTCAAATTATTTTGATTATAGAAAAGATGACTCTCTGCCCTGCATTGTATTTCTAATTGTATTTTACTTCCCTCCCTTTATAGTATCAATTACCAGTATAATTCCGCTGTATCGCCATCTGGGAAAGACGGTAAGAATTTTCCCCAACTAGACTACTAAAGATGCAGTCctgaaaacattttcctgggtgtaagccccattgaacaaCATGGGATTTCCCTCTAAGTAGACCTGCTCCAGATTGCTCTATTAATTGTTTACCTTGCATGACATTAGGAAATGTTGCTGCCTGAATGAAGAAGATGCACCAGGAAAACCAAATTGTCACCGGGTTTGTTCCTTTTAAGAACTCAAGTGGGATGGCAGGGGAATGAATGATGGCCATACTAATCTGGGCTGACTCTGTCATGAGGCGACCTAAGTGGCAGATTTTGAGGGGTGCAAGGTCccatcccacccaccacccaccttcctgctgctcctgcctgTGAGCCAGAGGAGATCATTCTTCTTACCTCCTTGGTCTTTAAAAGCAGCCCTCTAACATGCCAGTTCCAGAACTCTCAAGATTTGTTCATCAGCCACCATCCCTTGCTAAGGCAATGACAGGTGGTGGGCTGAATTCTTCAGCCCGAATTGGCCAGGGTCCCTTTCTATACTCTCTGAGCCACATAGGTCCCTCACCTGAGATTTCCGTCTGCAAGCTCTTTTAGCAAGGCACGAGATTTTGGAGAACAATGGCTTCCCCCCTTCTTCATTTGCAGTGACAAAGACCACGCGCCAAGTCCGCATGATTGTTGAAGAGGTCGAAGACGGGAAGGTGGTTTCTTCTCGAGAGCAGGTCAAGCAGTCTAGCTACTAGAAGGAATGGTTCTCCACAGCGCTGTGGATCGCAGCTGAGAGTGGCCATCGCAACATCTCCAGGCATCCCATAGAGAGCAGTCCACCTGCATATGCATGAAGCCTCCTAGAAGCACAGAGCCACCTGGTTCCATGGTTTCTCAGTGCATAATTACCCTGCCTGCTAGCAAACTAATAAAGgcttgctttccccagtcatgccAATGACAGTACAAGGATTTTTGATTTCTCATTATTCAGTTCCAAGCTGTTCATTGTACAGAACTCAGAGAAACATTTCAATAGACATTTCAGACCCATCCTGGAGCAAAACAATAAGACCCGCATCATCAGCATAGAGCAACAAAGGTACATGAATGGTACCAAGTCTTGGGCTGTGGCCATCTATTCCTAACAGCCAGATTGTGTAGAAAGAGGTTAAATAAAAAGAGGCCAAGGATACAGCCCTGTTTAACTCCTTTCTTGGTTGAAATGGTTGGAGTTCATTTAATTTGACTGTTTATAGAGctcctttatgggggggggggggagaaacagtaATCTCTTATGTTCCTCATAGATAGTTTATCCTTGAAGAGTTTGCCTGGTATGGAGTCAAAAGCTCCTTTAAATTCTAGAAAAGCAGTAATAAAGTCTGGATCTTCCTTTTTAAAGTGTATTTATTAATCAAATGGGATTAGGGGGCACAGTGATCAAGGGTAGTTTTTTCCCTGGCAGAAACCCACTTGCTCTGGAGCCAGTATTTTCTGCCAAGACATCTAGAGAGTGAGCTTGGATAATAAATGACTGGCATATAATTTCCCAGCTACAGAGAGAAGACTTATTGTTTTGAAGCTGGAAGGTAACATATAATTTCCCTACTTCTATATTCTACTAATATACGTAGCATTTGTCCTCTGGCATTGAGCCTCCTTTATTTACCATTGTAATAAAGGAGGTAAGAAGGAACCAACCAGGTTCCGTTTTTAGAATTTCAGGGATTACAGCATCAGTACCTGGAGCTTTCTCAGATTTTAACCAGCCAATTAATTCTACTGTCTCATCCGACATCACAGGTGGCCAATCTGGTAAATCACCCAGAGATGGTTCAGACACCCAAATCTTCTCCTTGTAGAATAAACTAAAAAAAATAGTGAAGCCATGTATCAAGTGAGATCGCAGACATAGAGGGGCTTGGCTACGAAAAGCTCCTGAGACTGTCGTGAGTTGTTTAAAGATATAGCAGAAAGGATTTCCTACTGGTTATTAATGAATTGGTCTTTCACATTCTTATGAGGTGTTGTATTTCTAGGCATTCAACATAGCTTATTACTGCAAGGCAAtgggtgggagaggaggggaagagaggtaGCCAGTTCCCCATAGAGACATAGTTTCTGTTTGGTAGAATTACATGTGTCCATAAATTGCTGCATCAGCCAAATCTTGCAACTGGAGAGGCAGCTTCcctttaggagtctgtttttatgCCCTCTCTTGTCCTTGTGCTGGTCATGTCTAAGAACTCCATTTTACCATCATGAAAACAGTTCTCGAGATCCTGGAAACGATATTCATGGGAAATTAATGGTAACCATTTAGGGCAAGTCAAGCATTTCAGGTCCCTTGATATACACTTTCATTATAATGCATCCTGGACCATTCATCGCAAGTTGGCAGCGGATGTGGCTAAAACGACCAGATGATTTCCTAGCTCCACACTCAGCCTGGACTACCTTCCCAGAAGCGGTGACTGTGCTGATTTTTATTATGCCGTGGGTGGCTCAGTGCTCAGTAAGGCAATTTTTAATAACTATGCTGGATTGTGTGCTGCTCTTAGGAAGGAAACCAAGGAGGTAGAACGGGAACCTGAGCAATTTTCTaaaactccctcctcccctcctcctccagtgaCCCACAACACAAAAAGACTATTGTCTCTTCTCTAGAAGGGTTCAATATTTTGTGCTTTTGTGGGTAAGGCAAGGAAGGTTACAGGTGATTGGATGCAGACAGCAAGGGACAGCAGAGTTCTGTGCTGAAAGAGCTGCAATTTCATACATGCACAGTGTTACTGACAGGCTCTTTCTGCCAATGGGAAAGAACAAATAATGTATTTTGGAACTCGTCCTTAAACCCAAGAATCTTGGCCTATTGAAACAGGGTTAGTTTGTCCCTTGGGATATTGTCTTCAGTCCCCCGCCCAAGGTTGCTAAGATATTATACACAGCATCATGGGTATAAACTCATTCACGGACAGCAATCCCAGGAATTGGAGATTCTAGATTACCATTTGGGATATCATACAGTGCCAGGAGGTCATTAAGGTGTTTTGACCTGTTATCTATCAATTCTTATCAGATCATTATAACAAAATTTGGAAAATGAGTCATTCTGAGCAGCTCGTGAACTATGGGAAAATTTCAATAGGGCAAGATGAATACGAATCTTTATTGAGGGCAAGCCCACTTGTGCCCTATGCAGTTGGGACACCCTGAGGGGGAGCCAGAAATCTCTGCAGGAAGAAGTTTTGAATGGTCTCTACTCTTTCAGTTAGAGTATTGTTCCAGTCCCATATAGTCTCCTGGTAATGACAGCCTTTCCCTCATTTTCTGTGGTATTTCTGAGGCAATGACAGCCTTCACCTCCATTttactctcccctcccctcccagaggcTCCACATCATCTAGGGATTTGCTGTACGTGCCTGAAGGGCAAGACGAGAGGCTGTCTGTACCGGAAGAGTCTTGCAATAACTTTAGTAATAATTTCGACACAAGTCATAAAGCAAACAAGTGTGTTTTGGTAATCTCATGGGGGCTGTACACATTCAGGGGATGGGGTTTTCCTCCAAGTTCCAGTTATCTCTTTACTATCCATTTTACTACATGggctctagatcaaatcaaaaCTGAACTCTTCCTAGATGTTAAAGTGATTAAACTCAGGCTATTTTGtcacattatagaatcatagaatcatagagttggaagggacctcctgggtcatctagttcaggggtagtcaacctgtggtcctccagatgttcatggactacaattcccatgaggtgggaattgtagtccatgaacatctggaggaccacaggttgactacccctgatctagtccaaccccctgcactatgcaggacactcacggcCCTATCACTCATAATAAgtgctgttttttatactctacctgaaggagtctcaaagcggctgagaagacaggagtcactggaCAAGATAAAGATGCcgggaaaatttgaaggcagcaggaaaagagaaagagccaACATGAGATTAATtgattcaatcaaggaagccactgcTCTCAGTTCATAGGGTCACTGTTAAGTCCATGGGATTGTAGGAAGCCAAGACTAGTGGGAggtcaatcagctctttattgtgatcccgGCATGATGTTAGAAAAGGCAAAACTGAACCCCCGAaaacccccaacttatatacagtagCAAACAATCCCACGTCACACTCAGTCCtctgcagaaccacaaacacaacaatcGCCATAAATAGTTTTATCAGCATAGAGCCCTTATTCGctggaacagggattcccaaccagggatccaagGACCCTCAAagatctgcaggagctctggaggggggggggtccgtggcctttcccctcctggcttaatagacttggccacaagcaaGGGAACTGACTTTCCCATTGCTCCCCCTCTGGAGTGTGAGCTGTCTTGTGGTAGCTTGGCCtggaagggggcagagcctgaatgCTTACTCCTGCTTTCAACCGTCTCctgtctctccctttctcctcaaatctgcctgttaacatggggatgtgatgtcacttctagtgacatgtcacttcaaGGGTGTATGACAGGGACGCGTGGCCAGCCACATCActcccagggctcctcaaagcccccaaaagtatttcaggggctcccccttggtcaaaagtttgaaaaaaagGCTGGGCTGGAAGGACACTCTCTTGCTTCTATTCCCTtcaacaaaacccagctcttctttgccTTGGTTTGTCTCTCCTCCTTCAACTCCTTCAAATTCCTCAGAAGGCTTCCGCATCAGACTCCCGCATTCTACGAGCAACATTTGTTTAAATCAAACCCTCGGTATTCATGCCGTGGGGCTTTGGGATGATCTTGCAGGTCAACTTACTGAGCAAATTAAGAAACCTTTGATGCACAGAGGTGCTGATGGGTGTGATGATAAAGCAGGAGCAGGGAGAAAGTGCAAAGCAAATCGAAAAGGTTAACCAGTGGTTAGCCAGTGTTTACAGCAGGCCCTGCTTTGAAGAGCCGGAGCGCCACAAAGGAAGCTTTATTAATCATCAGAATTAGGGGAATTAGGCTTTGCTGCAGGGGAAGTGGTATCTTCAATATGAAAAAAAACAGACAACTTTGCCCAGATATCAAAGGAAGgcacaggatgaaagagaaagtaTTCCCATTA
The Paroedura picta isolate Pp20150507F chromosome 16, Ppicta_v3.0, whole genome shotgun sequence genome window above contains:
- the LOC143825932 gene encoding keratin, type I cytoskeletal 14-like; translation: MTTTIRQYTSSSSSGKGPLSFGGGSSRLSSVHLGGGYRAPSIHGGVGGISVSSSRYVSGVGSSFGGGYGGSYSNNSFGGGLGGGFAVCGGDGLLAGGEKETMQHLNDRLANYLDKVRALEEANTELEVKIREWHKKQGPGPDRDYSPYFRTIEDLQSKIQAATVNNASIVLQIDNARLAADDFRTKFETEQALRMNVEADINGLRRVLDELTLSRADLEMQIENLKEDLVYLRKNHEEEMTILRSQLGGEITVEMDAAPGADLTKILSEMREQYEVLAEKNRKDAEHWFFTKTEELNREVATNTEQLQSSKTEITELRRTIQGLEIDLQAQLSMKAALEGTLAETESRYGTQLAQIQSMITSVEEQLAELRCDMERQNHEYKILLDVKTRLEQEISTYRRLLEGEEAHINYQYNSAVSPSGKDVTKTTRQVRMIVEEVEDGKVVSSREQVKQSSY